ccctcctgcccctccacAAGCCGGGTCTCCCCCCGGGAGGGAGCCCTTTCCCGCTGCTGGAAGGGACGCAGAACCTGGTGGGGCTTGGGAGGGCACAGAGCCGCTACTGGACTTTCTTTGGGTTCCAGGGGGACGCCTACGGCCGCATCCTGGACAAGAGCAAGATCATCTGCAAGCTGTGCGGGGTCCGCCTCAGCTACAGCGGCAACACCACCAACCTACGCCAGCACCTCATCTACAAGCACCGCTGCGAGTACAACCAGCTGGTTGGGACCCAGACGGCAGCTCTGGACAAAGGGGTCCTGGGGACGGCGGGTGACTTCGGAGCCCCCCGGCCTCCCGCCCCGGGCAGGACCACGCGGGCGGTGGCCGACTTCATCGTGCTCGACCTGATGCCCGTGGAGGTGGTGGAAGGAGAAGGGTTTGGGCAGATGCTGGGGGTCCTGGACCCCAACTACAAGCCCCCAGATGCCGCCTCCTTGGCCCACACGGTGCTGAGGGACATGCACacccacgtgaaggggaaaatctgGGAGCTGGTGCGGACCTTGCCCCAGTGCTCACTCAGCCTGGACATCTGGCGCCACAGCAACACCCTCACCTACCTCACTCTCACCGTGCATTACGTGGACGACTGCTTTGAAGCCCGCGCGAGGGTGCTCTCGAGCCGCCCCATCCCCGAAGACCCCAGCGCCGACAGCCTGGCAGAGGCCCTCAGCGAGGCGGCCAAGGAGTGGGGGGTCCGCGAGAGCACCTCGTACACCGTCGGGGGACTTGGGCTCGTTACCCAGCAGGCCGCGGCGGCGCTCGGTTGGACCGCCCTGCCTTGCATCGGGCAGGCCTTGCGAGCCGCCATGGAGGCTGTGCTGAGCCAGCCGGCAGCCCAGGGTGCCTTCGAGCGGCTGCGGCGCCTGGCGTCCTGGGCGCTGGCCGGGGCAGGCCGCGGCGAGAAGCTGTGGGCCCAGGAGCCCCTCCTGCAAGCGCACCTCGGCCGCTTCCTGCGGGACGGGGGCAAGTGGCACAGCGCCTATGCCGTCCTGCAAGGCCTGCTGGAGCACAGCGACCCTCTGGCGGGGCTCGGCCCCGACGGGGAGGCGACGCTGCGCCCCCAGGACTGGGCTGCCCTTCGGGACGCGGCCAAGGTCCTCAAGCCCATGGCCATTGCTACCTCAACGTTCACCAAAGACCCCTTTTCCAGCCTGTCCCTCGTCAAGCCTGTGCTCACCAGCCTTCTCTATAAACACCTGGTGGGCAGCGAGTGGGACTCCGCCCTGACGCTGGAAGCCAAGGCCGCAGCCCAGAAGGAACTGAACCAGCACTTC
The window above is part of the Zootoca vivipara chromosome 13, rZooViv1.1, whole genome shotgun sequence genome. Proteins encoded here:
- the LOC118095820 gene encoding E3 SUMO-protein ligase ZBED1 — translated: MQVAEDACTNFEDELLFCEDCRLYFRDSCPQHGPPTFVADRPVPERAQSRSLLSLPEGLLIKERSQGGLGVWSALPALPRGCIFGPYEGEVVREHGDCTWYSWAVRDNGSYFFVDASDDSRSNWMRYVACASTEEEQNLTVFQYRGYIYYRVCQTIPDDTELLVWIGEEYARTLGLRLGEHFKYEFGEKELLMKLFQELHLKTPPPPPAPHAPSSRTQYLCGDAGASPLLPLHKPGLPPGGSPFPLLEGTQNLVGLGRAQSRYWTFFGFQGDAYGRILDKSKIICKLCGVRLSYSGNTTNLRQHLIYKHRCEYNQLVGTQTAALDKGVLGTAGDFGAPRPPAPGRTTRAVADFIVLDLMPVEVVEGEGFGQMLGVLDPNYKPPDAASLAHTVLRDMHTHVKGKIWELVRTLPQCSLSLDIWRHSNTLTYLTLTVHYVDDCFEARARVLSSRPIPEDPSADSLAEALSEAAKEWGVRESTSYTVGGLGLVTQQAAAALGWTALPCIGQALRAAMEAVLSQPAAQGAFERLRRLASWALAGAGRGEKLWAQEPLLQAHLGRFLRDGGKWHSAYAVLQGLLEHSDPLAGLGPDGEATLRPQDWAALRDAAKVLKPMAIATSTFTKDPFSSLSLVKPVLTSLLYKHLVGSEWDSALTLEAKAAAQKELNQHFSSPDVNQALNLACALDPRFRGLDFLSHSDRVETLQSLKAEASRLAELPAAQAAGPPGMALPPSPPAKVPKQDAGIEFLLGDLCSMRAVSCASSAHQQVEQEASSFQSSKASALGQDPLQWWKTHHTQYPLLARAARKLLGVPATSVPAGWLFSSAGDAMHTKRQALTPEHVDMLVFLHGNRAMLY